The following proteins are encoded in a genomic region of Populus nigra chromosome 16, ddPopNigr1.1, whole genome shotgun sequence:
- the LOC133676044 gene encoding early nodulin-like protein 6 — protein sequence MASDLFNGSCKVFLSLIIFSSIFQFYFVISTEFLVGGEDGWTIPKKDSQMYIDWASKNRFKVDDTVQFKYNKDSVLVVTEEEYQKCRSAHPLFFSNNGDSVFKLDRPGLFYFISGVAGHCERGQKMIIKVLELETPPQSANDTSPPDHTNKKNGAVQMPPASIPPIIKPNLSMFLLSSILS from the exons atGGCATCTGATCTCTTCAATGGTTCATGCAAAGTCTTCCTCTCGTTGATTATCTTCTCCTCCATTTTTCAGTTCTACTTTGTTATTTCCACCGAGTTTCTTGTAGGAGGTGAGGATGGTTGGACTATTCCTAAGAAAGATAGCCAAATGTACATTGACTGGGCCTCCAAAAATAGGTTTAAAGTTGACGACACTGTTC AATTCAAGTACAACAAAGACTCAGTTTTGGTAGTGACTGAGGAAGAGTACCAAAAATGCCGATCTGCTCATCCCTTATTCTTCTCCAACAATGGGGACTCTGTTTTCAAGTTGGACCGACCTGGTTTGTTCTATTTCATCAGTGGAGTTGCTGGGCATTGTGAGAGAGGGCAGAAGATGATCATCAAAGTGTTGGAGCTAGAAACCCCACCCCAGTCCGCAAATGACACCAGCCCACCAGATCATACCAATAAGAAAAATGGTGCTGTTCAAATGCCTCCTGCCAGTATACCACCCATCATC aaaccaaacttatctatgtttttattatcatcaatattatca